The genomic DNA GCCCCGCCAACGAAGTGAATGTGTCGCGCACCAACAAAGCGCTCTATGCCGATGGCGAATTAGACATCACTGAAAATTTATTGGTGGGAACAGCACTTCGCCTCGAGGACTACAGCGATTTCGGAACCACCACGAACGGAAAAATTTCTGCGCGCTATAAAATCAGCAATTATATTTCCGCGCGCGCTTCGTACGGAACGGGCTTCCGCGCTCCTTCGCTTGCGCAACTTTATTACAACACCACCTTCACCGATTTTGTAGCAGGTCAGCCCATTGATAAAATTATTGCCGCGAATAACAGCCCCATCACCTACGCGCTCGGCATTCCTGAACTCAAGCCCGAGCAATCGGCTAACGTGAGTTACGGTTTCACCATTCACCGCAAATCGTTTTCGTTCACGGTGGATGCATATTCCGTAAACATCAAAGACCGTATTGTGCTCACGGGCGCTTTTTACGACAGCGACCCGGTGATTGGAAATGATTTGAAAGCGCTGGGCGTGGGCGCTGCGCAGTTCTTCACCAACGCGGTGAACACGAAAACGCATGGAGTTGATATTGTGCTGGCGCATACTCCCATCATCACCGATAAGAAAACGCTGCGCGTATCGGTTGCCGCCAACTTCAACAACATGAAGATTGACCGAATTTATACCAACGATAAACTGAAAGGAAAAGAAAATACTTACTTCGGTTTGCGCGAGCAATATTTTTTGCTGGCTTCGGCTCCCAAGAGCAAAATAACTTTCAATGCCAACTATGAGGTGAACAAATTTTTTGTGGATGCGCGCGTGAATGTGTTCGGAAAAGTGCAATTAGTTAACTGGAATGATAATGGAGACAGCATTGCCGACCCGGGCGAAGTGGATGTATATAAATCCAAAGCCACACTGGATTTAGCTCTTGGCTATAACTTCAACAACATCCGCATTACCTTTGGCGCAATAAATATTCTGAACACCTATCCCGATGCGCATGACCCTGCGCTTACCGAAAGCGGTGGAATATGGGATGCCGTGCAAATGGGTTTTGCGGGCGCGTATTACTACACCAAGGTTGGGTTTAAGTTTTAGAAAATAAAAAATCCCTTCGCTGAAGAAAAGCAGAAGGGATTTTTTGTGTCTTGCCGAATTACTTTGCCAGAATAATTTTTTGGGTAACCGTTATTGCGACTGGCACGGTAATTAATTACCTGCCTATTGAGTTTCTTGCTGCGTAGGCGAAGTGGTAAAAATATTTTTCAAGGTCGGCAAAGGAAGAGTTGTAAAGCGTTCCTCCGGTAAAAGCATCGCAAAGCACTTCGCGGGCGCGGGCAATTTCTTTCAGCCGTTTTTTCCACCGCGCATCCGACAAAGTGAGGTCGAGCAGTTCAATGGCTCTGAACGCAGCGCTTTCAAACAGTTTCTGGTCTTTGTCTTTCCATCGGTTTGCGCGCCCCACTTCGCTGCCAATGTTTCCCAGTTGCTGGCAAAGCGTGTAAGTAAACCATTTGCCTTGCGCCATTGTTTGATGCTGAAACGCCATGCTTAATCTGTTATGAGTTTGTTTACAATGCCAATTATTATTTTTTGCATGTCTGTGTTTTCCACGCTGCGTGTGCGGTTGCCCATATACGGGCGAATGTTTATCATGGAATCAAATTCAATGCGCTCTTCTCCTTTTTTCTCAGGATAAATATTTATTCCCCAAAGATTTTCCTGTTTGCTTCCTTCGTCTATCAGAAATGTTTCTTCATCGGCATGCATTTCTCCGCCCACTGCCATGGTGCCTTTATCAATATCCACCACCGCTTTTATCATAGAGCCGAATTGTTTTTCCGCCATTGATTTTAATTCGGAAACAGAAATAGAATCAGAAATAGTTTTTATTTCAAACATAATTGCAAATGTACGCAGGAAGTTACCTTTCGAGAATAATTTTCTTTGAAACGGCTCCTTCGCTGGTGCTCATGCGCAGCAAGTAAATGCCGCTTGCTGCGTTCAGGTTTACGGTTTGCTGTTTACTGTTCACAGTTGTTTGATATGCTGCTTCGCCTACCAGATTATAAACTGTAATTTGAACCGCGGACTGTAAACCGGAAACTGTAAACTGTCCTGAAGATGGATTGGGATAAATAAAAATTCCATCATCAGAATTTATTTCCGCAACCGCGCTGTAAGGAGAGTAATCAAAGTAATCGCGCTTGTGGTAATTCACAATCGTATTTTTATTGGGGTCCCAGTCCTGTTGAATCAGTTGAGTGATGTTATTGTTTGCATCGTAGAGATAACTGAAAGAATATTCATACGAAATTGTCCAGTTAGGATTTGAGTAGGTTTCTTCTTTATAGTCGGTTTGATTATTTTTTGCATCGTAAGTATATGTATCGCGCCAGGATAAATCCCATCCGCTTCCGTTCCATGACAGCACGGTATCGCTTTGCCAGGTGGAAGTGCGGTAATCACCGCTCCAGTAATGCCAGGTAATGTTAGGATAATAATCTGTACTATCCCATGCGCTGGTGGAAGTGTTCCACAATTCAACAGTAGCAATTTTCAGCACTCCGCCCGTGTTGTATTTAAGGTCAACTTTATCAGAATAATCCCATACGTTCGTGGTAGTATTCCAACTGGAATAAGTTTCCTGGATGTCTTGCTGGTTTCCATTGTAGGTCAGATCCATCTTGAACCAATTATCCCATTCTGAAGTTGTAGCATTCCATCCCTGCCCGATTTCCTGCGTCATCTTGTTGTTCGCATTGTAAGTATATAAATACTGGTTTTGATTATCCCACGCGCTGGTGCTTGTGTTCCAGGTTTGACTTAAATCCTGAGTCATTAAATCATTTCCGTTATAAGTATAAACTTCCTGGTAAGAATTATCCCAACTTGTACCGTTCCACCATTGCGTAAGCATATTCAGAAGTTTATGTGTTGCGGTGTAAGTGTATGTGATTCTTTGTTCAGGAAATGGATTTGAAAAATAATAATCTTCCTGTGTAATATCGCTGTTGGTGTTGTACGAAGCATGAACGCTGTCGGCATAGAGCCATGAATTGCCGGTGGTGTCCCAGTTCCAGTCAATATAGCGCGCGGGCTTCCACACCGTGTTTATTACGGGAAGCTGAGATTTGAGGGAAGAAATTTTTTTTTGCTTTGACAAATCATGCTGCGAATGTTTTTTCAAAAACATTCCGGCAAATGAAGCAGGATTCGATTGCTGGGCAAAAAGGAAAGATGCAGCAAAGAATAAAAATAAAAGAGGGAATAAAATTTTTTTCATGTTCTTGTTTTTTAAAAGATTATTTAAAGATAACAAAAAAGGAAATCTGCAATTCCGATTTTTCTTTAACGAAGCGTCAATAAAAAACCCGGGTAGTTTCCCTGCCCGGGTTTTATTTTTACAGAAAAGATTTTACTTTATCAAATCAAATTTTCCGGTGCCGACAACTTTTCGGTTCGTATCGAAGGCGCGGTAAATATATGTTCCCTGCGCAAGCAATTCAGCGGTGAAAGTGATTTTGCTGTTTTTGTTTGCCGGAAGAAGCGCAATGCGGTTTCCGTTCAAGTCAAAAATTTCAATGGCGGCCGCATCGGCATTTTTAATTTCAAAGTTGATTTGGTTCACAGCCGGGTTGGGATACACTTTAATATCGCCCAGCACAGAAAGTTCATTCACCGCTCCCGCGTGAGGAAGTTGTTTCAGCCATGAAATATTCCGTATGGTATCGGCATGGGCGCTGTCCATCGAAAGCAGGTTGAAGCCCACTCCGTTTGCCCACCATTCAAAATGCCATAAACTATCCTGCGTGGCGGAATACGGGAACCAACTTCCGGTGGTATATATCCAAACACTATCGGTGTTCATTTGTTTTTCGCGGTGGCGCAGCGAGTTGAAATTTCCGAGCGGTGTCTTCAGTGTTCCCCATCCATCGGTTTTTGAATTCTGGTCAATCACTTGTTTCACACGGATGGAATCAATGCCGAACTGTCCGAAATAAAATTTCAAATCGAGTTGCGCGGTATTCGTGAAAGTGTTTCCGTATGTATCAGGAAACTTTGCAATGCGGTAGTTCGGATTAAAATAAAGAGGCATCCATGTTCCGTTCACATTTGTCCAAACGCCTTGCATGGTAATGCCGGAAGAAGAGTTTGTTAAAAAAGAAGAATTGGAATCGGCATAATTATACGTGGCAAGATTGGAAGAAGAAAAATTAGAACCACCTACAACCCATGACGGGCTGGTGAACAGAACGGAATCGGTTGAATCGGCAACAAGCGTGGTAAAAGTCCACGTTTGGCTTGCGCCTGCCGGTCCGGGCTGAATTGCGCCTGCGGGTTTGTTGGCATGAGTGGTGTCGTGTGCATTCACAAATACGTTGAGCCATCCGGCAACGTCTGCCTGCGTTAAGGTGATTTGCGCATTGAGCGCTGCGGCAGAAATAAATGCTGAAGAAAAGAGTAAAAGTTTTTTCATTTGAAAATTTTTTATTGATTGGTTGGCAAATATACAATCTATTTCAAAAAGCATGGAATGAAATTTTCCTATCTTTATAATGATTCAGAATCTCTATATAATTATTATGTTAAATTTGCCTTGTTAAAAATGCTCCCATGCTGAAAAAAATTTTATTCCTTGCATTATTGCCAACTGCATTTGTCACCCTGAGCGTAGTCGAAGGGTTTTCGCAGTGGAACCTGAGTTCAGCAATTAACACACCGGTTGCTGTTGCCGTTCACAATCAGCAGAGTGAAAAAATTGTAACCGATTCCAAAGGAGGCGCCATCATTGCCTGGGAGGATTCTCGCCTTGATACCAACCATGCCGATATTTATGTTCAGCGCCTTGATAAAAACGGTTACCCAAAATGGACGTTGAACGGAATTAATATTTGCTCAAACGACAGCGACCAGGGAACTATTGCCATGGCTGCCGATGGTTTTGGCGGAGCCATCATTGCCTGGAACGACCACCGTGCAGCAGACAGGGATGTGTATGCGCAGCGAATAGATTCTTCCGGAAATATTTTATGGACAGCAAACGGAGTAGCAGTTTCAGGAGCAGCAAAACCACGCGACCAGCGCGATTCTAAACTTATTGCCGATGGAAGCGGGGGAGCCATCATTGTCTGGCAGGATTCTTCTTTAACAAATGACTGGGATATAGTTGCCCAGCGTGTCAGCGGTTCCGGAACATTAACGTGGGCGGCAAGCGGTGTTGCCATCTGCAATGATTTAGGCGCACAAAAGAGACCGAGAATCAGAACCGATGGAGCGGGAGGCGCCATCATTGTTTGGCAGGATAAACGAAACGGACTTGATTATGATATTTACGCAAAGCGCATCAATAGTTCAGGAACTACTGTGTCAGGATGGGGAGGAATTGGCGGTTACGGAATTATTGTTTGTAGTGAGGCGACAGGAGCAACACAAAAAAATCCCATTATGGAATCGGATGGAGCAGGAGGCGCCATCATTGCCTGGGAAGACAAACGCAATCCATGTAATGGTTGTGACAGCACCGATATTTACGCTCAGCGTGTGAATGCTTCCGGAACAATGCAATGGACGACAAACGGAATTCCGGTATGCACCTCAGTTGGTTTGCAAAGTTACCTGGACATGGCTGTTGATGGGACGAATGGAGCATTTATTGTCTGGAAAGATTTTCGAAGCGACCTGAAAGGAGATATATATGCCCAGCGTGTAAATGCTTCCGGAGTCATGCAATGGGCATCTAACGGAATTCTTATAAAAGGAGGTCCGAACGGGCAGGGAGCGCCAGCCATAGTTCCTGACGGCTGGGGCAATGCGCTTATAGCGTATCGTGATTCCGGCACATCAGATGATATTTACGGGGTGAAAGTAAATTCCAGCGGAATAATCTTATGGAATTCTCCCGTAGGAACTGCTGCCGGTACGCAAAATAATCCGCGCATTGTTATGGATGGAAACGGGGGATGCATTTATGCTTTTGAGGATGCAAGGAATTTAATTGACAATGATATTTACGCGCATCATCTTTATGCCAGCGGCTCTGCAGATGGAGTTGCGGAAGAAAATTATTATGTAGAAAGCAAATGTTTTCCTAATCCCTTTTCTTCTTCAGCGGTAATTGAGATTATGTCCCCCTTCATAAAGGGGGTGCAGGGGGATGTCGCATTTTTCATTTATGACTTAGTTGGCAAAAAAGTTGAAATTCCATTTGCGGTTTCTCTAAACAAAATAAATATTGCAAGAGGTAATTTGCAAAGCGGAATTTATTTTTATGAAATCAGAAACGGCAACAATGCTGTATCAAAAGGAAAACTAATTTTAACCGATTAAATTCCTTTTTATGAAAAAAAAATCTTCACTGATTATCTTTATTTTTTTTATCACACTGAGTGGAGTCGAAGTGTCATGTAAAAAAGTGCCTGGCACCGGGGGAAGAGCCACTATTAAGGGAAAAATCTGGGTAAGACAGTATGGTACTGCAAATTTTTCATCACCACTTCTTGCACAATATGCCGGAACTAACCAAACAGTGCATATTATTTATGGAGATGATTTGGGTGAAAGTTCTAATGACGTGACTGATTATAATGGTGAATTTCAATTTCAATATCTCCGAAAAGGAAGTTATAAAGTTTACGTTTATTCTGCCGATTCAGTTAAATGCTCCACGGCAGGTAGTAGCGCTATTTATATACCGCCAATAGCTGTTGTTAGTGAAGTAACCATTACTGAGAAGAAACAAACTATAGATTTGGGAACCATTACTATTCTGAAAAATAAATAAAACAGTTTCATGAATAGAAAATTGTTTGCGTTGTTTCTTGTGTTTTTATTTTCATTTTCTCTCTTTGCCCAGAACAAGAAAAAAATAAAAAAAGAAGTCAAGGGCTTTCATATAAAATCCGTTACCGAAATGGTTACGGAGTATAAGGATGGAAAAGAATCTGCTCCTCGAAAAGATATTTACATAGCATACGATAAGGGTGGCAAAATTATTCAGAAAGAAGATTACCACAAGGATGGCACGCTGAAGCATAAAGAAACGTATGTGTACGATGGGAAAGGAAACAAACTGGAGGAAACCATTTTTGACGCGGCAGAAAAACAACCCAAGCCCGAAAAAAATATTAAGTATGTTTCAAAATATGATTCGAATGGAAATGAAACCGAAAAAACAGAGTATGACGGGAATGGCAAGGTCATTCAGAAGTTGCAATACTCTTACAACAGCAAGGGTGATAAAATCCTTGAAGTAACGTATGACGGTGATGGCAAACTTACTATGAAAACCGTTTATATATTCGATAACAAAGGATTGCGTGTGGAGAAAAAAGAATATGACGGAAGCAACAATCAAATCTCTTCGCGCAAATACACGTATCAATTCTGAAAACATCTACCAAATACCAATCAGTACTAATCTACTAATGAAACCAAAAACACAACGGCTGTTAATTGGTATATTGGTATAAATTGGTATTTAGTAGGAATAATTTGCAATGGAAAAAATTCTTGAAACAGTTTCAATCTTTGAGCCCATTACGCTCGAAGAAATGGACAGCGTGAAACTGATGGAGCGCGTGGATACCAAATATGTTTTTTCCGCCACGCATCTTCCGAAAATTCTGGAAGGAATGAAATCGGATTACCGCCTGCTTGAAATAAATAATGTCCGCCTTCACCGCTATGAATCGCTTTATTACGACACCGAAAAATTTTCTCTCTTTGAAAAACACCACAAGGGAATGCTGAACCGCTACAAACTTCGTTTCAGAAGATACGTGGATTCGGGCGGCTTGACTTTCTTCGAAATAAAATTCAAGAACAATAAAGGAAGAACGATAAAGAACAGAGTGAAGATGAAAGCCATTGAGGCGGGCTTTACAGAGAAGGCGGAAAAGTTTTTGAAAGAGATTACTCCGTTCGCTCCCGAACTATTTATGCCGAAAATGTGGGTGAATTATTCGCGCATGACCTTCGTAAATAAATTTTCGCAGGAGCGATTGACCATTGACACCGGTTTGCATTTTGCAAAAGCGGATTCAACCGATAATTTTTCTGTGCGCTTTCCGCAAATGGTAATTGCAGAAGCCAAGCGCGACAAGGCATCTTCCATTTCGCAATTCATCCGCCTTGTTCGCATGACGGGCGTCCGCGAAAGCGGCATCAGCAAATATTGTTTTGGGGTTTATAATTTATTCGACATAAAGAAAAATAATTTCAAAGAGCGGGTTAGGTTTGTAACTAAAATGGCAAACACTGCTCTTGCTCCAACAGGAACATAAACACATCTACCAAATACCAATCGGTACTAATTTACCAATGAAAACCAAAAATACAACGGCTGCTATTAGTATATTGGTAAAGATTAGTATTTAGTAGAAAAAATAAGTAATATGATTTTACTTCAGGATGTACAAGACACGGCAACCACCGGCTGGGAAATTTTCAATAAGTTGTCGTGGAAATTTTTTATCCGGCTCGGCATTGACCTCGCTTCGGTTTTTGTTCTCATACGTTTCATTTATTATCCGAACTACCGCACCAAAGAATTTTTCTTCACATTTTTTATTTTCAACCTTGTGATTTTTCTCGTCACGTTCATGATGAACAAAGTGGAAATGTCCATTGGCGCTTCATTCGGTTTGTTTGCCGTGTTCGGAATCATGCGCTACCGAACGGAAGATGTTTCCACGAAAGACATGACCTATCTTTTTTTGGTTATCGCTATGGGATTAATCAGTTCGGTAACAAAAGGCGGATGGGATGAACTCACGCTCATTAATTCAATCATCATTGTGGTTACGTTGTGTCTGGAAACAAATTTGCTTATGAAGAAGGAACTTGGAAAAGTTATCATGTACGAAAACATTGAAATGATAAAACCGGAAAACCACCAGAAACTCCTCGAAGATTTGCGCACGCGCACGGGCTTGAACATTCACCGCTTCAGCATAACGAAAGTTGATTTTCTCCGAGACATGGCAACCATCCGCATTTATTATTACGACACAAAAAAATCGAATGATATTTCCGTGTAGCGAATAATTTTTTCCCTCTGATATTTTTCTTTTCTCTTTATCACGCTATTTTCTTTTGTTTTCATTCGTATATTCGTCCCCATTCGTAATTCGTAGGCGATGCAGTTTGAAGTAACAGAAGATTTCCTCGATAAAATTTCCACCGCCATTAATGAAAATAACATTAAGTGGCTCGAGAAGAATCTGAAAAAACTTCAGCCGGCAGATATTGCCGGAATCCTGAACGAACTTAATCTCGAAGACGGAAAAAAACTTTTTAATTTTCTTGAAGATAAAATTGCTGCCGATGCGCTCATCGAAATGGAAGACGATAAGCGCGAGCGCTTTCTCGATTCGCTCACTTCCGCGCAGATTGCCGACCACATTGACCATCTTCCTTCCGATGAAGCCGCAGATGTAATTTCAGAACTTTCCGACAAGCAGCAGGACGAAGTGCTGCGCGAACTGGAAAAAGAAGACAAAGCGCAGGCGAGCGATATTGTTGACCTGCTGAAATACGAAGAAGGAACTGCGGGCGCGCTCATGGCGAAAGAATTAATCCGCGTGCACGTGAATCAAACCGTGTGGGAATGTGTTCGCGAAATGCGCAGGCAGGCGGAAAAGATTGATAACATTTACGCGGTGTATGCAGTGGACGATGACGATAAACTTCTTGGAATTCTCTCGCTGAAAAAATTGATCACCACTCCGCTGCGCACAAAAATCACCGATGCATACAATCCGAATGTAATTTCCGTTCGCACCGATACTCCTTCGGAAGAAGTGGCGAACATTATGAAGAAATATGATTTCGTGGTGCTGCCGGTGATAGATAATCTCGGAAGATTATTGGGAAGAATTACGGTGGACGATGTGATGGATGTGATGAGCGAAGAAGCCACCGAAGACGCGCAGAAAATGGGAGGTATGCAGGCGCTCGAGGATCCATACATGAGCACTTCTGTTTTCCAGATGCTGAAAAAACGTGCGGGCTGGCTGGTGGTTCTTTTCATAGGAGAAAGTTTCACCGCCACCGCAATGAGTTTTTTTGAAAACCAGATTGCTAAAGCCGTAGTCCTCGCGCTTTTTGTCCCGCTGATTATTTCAAGCGGAGGAAATACCGGCTCGCAGGCATCTTCGCTTATCATACGCGCCATGGCATTGGGAGAAGTTTCTATAAAAGAATGGTGGAGAATTGTGAGAAAAGAAATTAAAACAGGAATACTACTTGGAATTATTCTGGGTGTAATTGGATTTCTAAGAGTGGCAATCTGGTCAGCATTCATAGATATTTACGGGCCGCACTGGATGCTGGTAGGAATTGCAGTTGGAATCTCTTTAATTGGTGTTGTGCTCTGGGGAAATTTAGTTGGCTCTACCTTTCCAATTTTTCTGAAACGCAT from Bacteroidota bacterium includes the following:
- a CDS encoding polyphosphate polymerase domain-containing protein; translated protein: MEKILETVSIFEPITLEEMDSVKLMERVDTKYVFSATHLPKILEGMKSDYRLLEINNVRLHRYESLYYDTEKFSLFEKHHKGMLNRYKLRFRRYVDSGGLTFFEIKFKNNKGRTIKNRVKMKAIEAGFTEKAEKFLKEITPFAPELFMPKMWVNYSRMTFVNKFSQERLTIDTGLHFAKADSTDNFSVRFPQMVIAEAKRDKASSISQFIRLVRMTGVRESGISKYCFGVYNLFDIKKNNFKERVRFVTKMANTALAPTGT
- a CDS encoding DUF4956 domain-containing protein — encoded protein: MILLQDVQDTATTGWEIFNKLSWKFFIRLGIDLASVFVLIRFIYYPNYRTKEFFFTFFIFNLVIFLVTFMMNKVEMSIGASFGLFAVFGIMRYRTEDVSTKDMTYLFLVIAMGLISSVTKGGWDELTLINSIIIVVTLCLETNLLMKKELGKVIMYENIEMIKPENHQKLLEDLRTRTGLNIHRFSITKVDFLRDMATIRIYYYDTKKSNDISV
- a CDS encoding T9SS type A sorting domain-containing protein, with the translated sequence MLKKILFLALLPTAFVTLSVVEGFSQWNLSSAINTPVAVAVHNQQSEKIVTDSKGGAIIAWEDSRLDTNHADIYVQRLDKNGYPKWTLNGINICSNDSDQGTIAMAADGFGGAIIAWNDHRAADRDVYAQRIDSSGNILWTANGVAVSGAAKPRDQRDSKLIADGSGGAIIVWQDSSLTNDWDIVAQRVSGSGTLTWAASGVAICNDLGAQKRPRIRTDGAGGAIIVWQDKRNGLDYDIYAKRINSSGTTVSGWGGIGGYGIIVCSEATGATQKNPIMESDGAGGAIIAWEDKRNPCNGCDSTDIYAQRVNASGTMQWTTNGIPVCTSVGLQSYLDMAVDGTNGAFIVWKDFRSDLKGDIYAQRVNASGVMQWASNGILIKGGPNGQGAPAIVPDGWGNALIAYRDSGTSDDIYGVKVNSSGIILWNSPVGTAAGTQNNPRIVMDGNGGCIYAFEDARNLIDNDIYAHHLYASGSADGVAEENYYVESKCFPNPFSSSAVIEIMSPFIKGVQGDVAFFIYDLVGKKVEIPFAVSLNKINIARGNLQSGIYFYEIRNGNNAVSKGKLILTD
- a CDS encoding T9SS type A sorting domain-containing protein, whose product is MKKILFPLLFLFFAASFLFAQQSNPASFAGMFLKKHSQHDLSKQKKISSLKSQLPVINTVWKPARYIDWNWDTTGNSWLYADSVHASYNTNSDITQEDYYFSNPFPEQRITYTYTATHKLLNMLTQWWNGTSWDNSYQEVYTYNGNDLMTQDLSQTWNTSTSAWDNQNQYLYTYNANNKMTQEIGQGWNATTSEWDNWFKMDLTYNGNQQDIQETYSSWNTTTNVWDYSDKVDLKYNTGGVLKIATVELWNTSTSAWDSTDYYPNITWHYWSGDYRTSTWQSDTVLSWNGSGWDLSWRDTYTYDAKNNQTDYKEETYSNPNWTISYEYSFSYLYDANNNITQLIQQDWDPNKNTIVNYHKRDYFDYSPYSAVAEINSDDGIFIYPNPSSGQFTVSGLQSAVQITVYNLVGEAAYQTTVNSKQQTVNLNAASGIYLLRMSTSEGAVSKKIILER
- the mgtE gene encoding magnesium transporter; amino-acid sequence: MQFEVTEDFLDKISTAINENNIKWLEKNLKKLQPADIAGILNELNLEDGKKLFNFLEDKIAADALIEMEDDKRERFLDSLTSAQIADHIDHLPSDEAADVISELSDKQQDEVLRELEKEDKAQASDIVDLLKYEEGTAGALMAKELIRVHVNQTVWECVREMRRQAEKIDNIYAVYAVDDDDKLLGILSLKKLITTPLRTKITDAYNPNVISVRTDTPSEEVANIMKKYDFVVLPVIDNLGRLLGRITVDDVMDVMSEEATEDAQKMGGMQALEDPYMSTSVFQMLKKRAGWLVVLFIGESFTATAMSFFENQIAKAVVLALFVPLIISSGGNTGSQASSLIIRAMALGEVSIKEWWRIVRKEIKTGILLGIILGVIGFLRVAIWSAFIDIYGPHWMLVGIAVGISLIGVVLWGNLVGSTFPIFLKRIGLDPAVSSAPFVATFVDVTGLIIYFTVASIILGGILL
- a CDS encoding T9SS type A sorting domain-containing protein; the protein is MKKLLLFSSAFISAAALNAQITLTQADVAGWLNVFVNAHDTTHANKPAGAIQPGPAGASQTWTFTTLVADSTDSVLFTSPSWVVGGSNFSSSNLATYNYADSNSSFLTNSSSGITMQGVWTNVNGTWMPLYFNPNYRIAKFPDTYGNTFTNTAQLDLKFYFGQFGIDSIRVKQVIDQNSKTDGWGTLKTPLGNFNSLRHREKQMNTDSVWIYTTGSWFPYSATQDSLWHFEWWANGVGFNLLSMDSAHADTIRNISWLKQLPHAGAVNELSVLGDIKVYPNPAVNQINFEIKNADAAAIEIFDLNGNRIALLPANKNSKITFTAELLAQGTYIYRAFDTNRKVVGTGKFDLIK